GGCATCACAGTGGATGCTTACGCCGTTCAACATCCGGGGAAATATGAGCCCAGAGCGGCTCAATCAATTAATGTGCATTTAACGTCTCTTTATTTGATTTTAGAAAGAAACTTGTCCTTCGATTTTGTGACAAAGGCATTGTCTCAATTGGTTGATGAGAAGAAACATCAATTCCAGTGGTTTTCTCCTCCGCATTCTTTAGGCACTATGACAGTGGTAGACGTCGTTTCTGCAAAAACCTCTGAAGAGCATGCCTTCAAAGTCAATGCTTGGGCAAAATCAGCCTGGCATGCTTGGCAGGCTCACAGAAAAG
This window of the Oligoflexia bacterium genome carries:
- a CDS encoding DUF5946 family protein, which gives rise to MDAYAVQHPGKYEPRAAQSINVHLTSLYLILERNLSFDFVTKALSQLVDEKKHQFQWFSPPHSLGTMTVVDVVSAKTSEEHAFKVNAWAKSAWHAWQAHRKESEDRNRSIQKAVDPPNHKVHRLLDIFMAKNLQN